A window of Natronolimnobius sp. AArcel1 contains these coding sequences:
- the pyrH gene encoding UMP kinase has product MKVVVSIGGSVLVPEPGGARVAEHADVIEELVADGCRVGAVVGGGGVAREYISAARDLGANEIELDQLGIDVTRLNARLLIAALGEDAVTAPATNYDDAGEALRRSDVSVMGGVAPAQTTDAVGAALAEYVDADLLVYATSVPGVYSDDPNETDDATKYDRLSANDLVDAIAGLEMNAGASAPVDLLAAKIIERSGMRTIVLDGTDPDRIARAVRYGDHDGTDVIPDGVGEEPTYWASHEAEPDTDNQ; this is encoded by the coding sequence ATGAAAGTGGTCGTTTCTATCGGCGGGAGCGTGCTCGTGCCCGAACCGGGCGGGGCTCGGGTGGCTGAACACGCTGACGTTATCGAGGAACTGGTCGCGGATGGCTGTCGCGTCGGTGCTGTCGTTGGGGGCGGCGGCGTCGCACGCGAATATATCAGTGCCGCACGCGATCTCGGCGCAAACGAAATCGAACTCGACCAGTTGGGCATCGACGTCACGCGACTGAACGCTCGATTGCTTATCGCTGCACTCGGTGAAGACGCTGTGACCGCACCGGCGACAAACTACGATGACGCCGGCGAAGCACTGCGACGGAGCGACGTGTCGGTCATGGGCGGCGTCGCGCCGGCCCAGACCACCGACGCCGTCGGTGCCGCACTCGCAGAGTACGTCGACGCCGACTTGCTCGTCTACGCGACGAGCGTCCCCGGCGTCTACAGCGACGACCCTAACGAAACCGACGACGCGACGAAGTACGACCGCCTCTCCGCGAACGACCTCGTCGACGCCATCGCCGGCCTCGAGATGAACGCAGGCGCTTCCGCACCTGTCGACTTGTTGGCCGCCAAAATCATCGAGCGCTCGGGAATGCGCACCATCGTCCTCGACGGAACCGATCCCGACCGCATCGCTCGAGCGGTTCGCTACGGCGACCACGACGGGACGGACGTGATCCCGGACGGCGTTGGCGAAGAACCGACCTACTGGGCAAGCCACGAAGCGGAGCCCGACACTGACAACCAATGA
- the lysS gene encoding lysine--tRNA ligase, with translation MSADEPDTDQTAVPAEYSPYTLQHDDGDEQHVFWADTVADRIEARDPDEPIVIKGGISPSGVPHLGNVNEIMRGYFVAEVLRERGHEVRQVFTADDRDPLRGLPRTLCDLEGNLVDLGDVDAGALGRNLGSPYTDIPDPFGCCDSYGDHFATIIADSADAVDVPIELLSNTELYESGDLEDVTRSVLENRERAREVLSKYQDSVDADGDYVPFNPICEECGKITETVTSVDLESEPATVDYECTDMDAGDQTISGCGHEGTATLREGKLPWRFEWPAQWQELGVDFEPFGKDHAEGSWPSGQDIARNVFENEPPVPMVYEWFTLEGEPFSSSAGNVILVSDVLELLEPEVLRYFFAKDPSKARDFSIERLDQLVDEFDRLEAIYFDEIDADEDEQAFAERVYPLVVEDPRAERIRLPYTFAAVLGMTDDPDLREEIARREGHIPEDAPEWAVEGALERVEQARNWARRTENEFDYELKRATIPDHDFDEATEAALADLADFIEAGNDAEAIQGEIYEAARRHDVDVGDFFSAGYRLFFDEEQGPKLGPFLAKVDQSFVVGRLRREQ, from the coding sequence ATGAGCGCGGACGAGCCAGACACCGACCAGACGGCGGTGCCTGCAGAATACAGCCCGTACACGCTCCAACACGACGACGGCGACGAACAGCACGTCTTCTGGGCGGATACGGTCGCGGATCGAATCGAAGCCCGCGACCCCGACGAGCCAATCGTCATCAAAGGCGGCATCTCTCCCTCTGGCGTGCCCCACCTGGGCAACGTCAACGAAATTATGCGCGGCTACTTCGTCGCCGAAGTGCTTCGCGAACGCGGCCACGAGGTTCGCCAGGTGTTCACCGCCGACGACCGCGACCCACTGCGCGGACTGCCACGCACCCTCTGTGACCTCGAGGGGAATCTCGTCGACCTGGGCGATGTCGATGCGGGCGCACTCGGGCGCAACCTCGGCTCGCCCTATACTGATATTCCGGACCCCTTCGGCTGCTGTGACTCCTACGGCGACCACTTTGCGACGATCATCGCAGACAGCGCCGACGCCGTCGACGTTCCCATCGAACTGCTCTCGAACACCGAACTGTACGAATCGGGCGACCTCGAGGACGTGACCCGATCCGTCCTCGAGAACCGTGAGCGCGCACGCGAAGTCCTCTCGAAGTATCAGGACTCCGTCGACGCGGACGGCGATTATGTGCCGTTCAACCCCATTTGTGAAGAATGTGGGAAGATTACGGAGACAGTCACGAGCGTCGACCTCGAGAGCGAGCCCGCGACCGTCGACTACGAGTGTACCGACATGGACGCCGGCGACCAGACGATCAGCGGCTGTGGCCACGAAGGGACCGCGACGCTTCGTGAGGGCAAGCTTCCGTGGCGCTTCGAGTGGCCCGCTCAGTGGCAGGAACTCGGCGTCGACTTCGAGCCCTTCGGCAAGGACCACGCCGAAGGCTCCTGGCCGAGCGGGCAAGATATCGCCCGCAACGTCTTCGAGAACGAACCACCCGTCCCGATGGTTTATGAGTGGTTCACACTCGAGGGCGAACCGTTCTCCTCCTCAGCTGGGAACGTCATTCTCGTCTCGGATGTCCTCGAGTTGTTAGAGCCCGAGGTTCTGCGATACTTCTTCGCGAAAGATCCCTCGAAGGCACGGGATTTCAGCATCGAACGCCTCGATCAGCTGGTCGATGAGTTCGACCGCCTCGAGGCGATCTATTTCGACGAGATCGACGCCGACGAGGACGAGCAGGCGTTTGCCGAGCGGGTGTATCCGCTCGTCGTCGAGGACCCCAGAGCAGAGCGCATTCGGCTGCCGTATACCTTTGCGGCCGTGTTGGGCATGACCGACGACCCGGACCTGCGCGAAGAGATCGCGCGCCGCGAGGGCCATATTCCCGAGGATGCTCCCGAGTGGGCGGTCGAGGGCGCACTCGAGCGGGTCGAGCAGGCCAGAAACTGGGCGCGACGCACTGAAAACGAGTTCGACTACGAACTCAAGCGAGCGACAATTCCCGACCACGACTTCGACGAAGCGACCGAAGCCGCGCTCGCGGATCTGGCGGACTTCATCGAGGCTGGCAACGACGCCGAGGCGATTCAGGGCGAGATCTACGAGGCAGCCAGACGCCACGACGTCGACGTCGGCGACTTCTTCAGCGCCGGCTACCGGCTCTTTTTCGACGAAGAACAGGGGCCAAAGCTGGGGCCGTTCCTCGCGAAAGTCGACCAGTCGTTCGTCGTCGGTCGGCTTCGGCGCGAACAGTAG